In the genome of Hydrogenimonas thermophila, the window ATATCTATATTTTTTTCAAACAACTCTTGAATAGTATAATGACCGAGCATATTATTATGGTCTGTTTGACTCATACACTAACCTTCAATAAAGCTTATTTTAAAATAATAACATAGTAATAATTATATTTTTATAAACTCATTTCTAACAAAATTACACATAAAACATCTTTACTAAGCTCTTTTGAGATTTTAAATGAATGATTTATTCTTTTGCTTTTGCCGTTCCAAAAGGTTATATCAAGATCTGATTCTTGCCAGATCTGCTTGTTCCTTTTATATGATTTGAGAGTTAAAACAATGATAGCCTATCGTAATAACATTTTAATTTTAAAAAGATATAAAATAATTATAATTAACTATAATAAATGATAATTCTGTTAAATTTTTGTAGCACTCTTTAATCATATACTTACCAAATCTTTATAACCAGACACAACCCAGCTATCTAAAACTATATAATTTTACAAGCAGATAAAAAGGAGTCAAAGAGATGAAGATAGCAGTAGTTGGTAGTAGAAATTTTGATGATTTCAAGCTTTTTAAAAAAGTGATGGATGAGTTTTTGGCTAAATATGATGAAGTTGAGTTAATAAGTGGTGGATCAAGTGGAGCGGATCAGTTAGCTTTTGAGTATGCGAAAGAGAATTTTTTGCCTATCAAGATATATTTTGCAAATTGGAAACGATATAAAAAATTAGCAGGATATAAAAGAAACAAACAGATCTGGCAAGAAGCAGATCTTGGCATAGCCTTTTGGGATGGAAAAAGCAAGGGTACAGCTCACTCATTTAAGCTTTCAAAAGAGTTTGAAAAAGAGATTTTCGTATATAATTTTGTAGAAGAAAAATTTATAGAAGTTTGATATGAGCTCAAATTAAGAGTGCCTTTTAATACGACTTGCAAAAAAGTGAGGAAGAAACTTTATGTTGCATCCATCAACTGTAAGCAAGCCGTATTGATCAAAATTGAAAAGATATCCATTTTCAGGATGATAGCGATCTATAAAACTATGATAAGAGCGGGAGATTTTCATTGTTGATAGTTTTGATTTTACTTCAACTGGTATCTCATCATCAATGATAAAATCGACTTCAGCACCACTTTTTGTTCTGTAATATTTTACATCCCAATCTATCAACTCTCTAAAAATAAAGTTCTCAAGCAATGCACCCTTATCGACACGCTCATCTAGTGGTGCAAAATTTTTGATAACAGCATTGCGTAAACCAATATCAAGAAAAAATATTTCAGGATTTTTTACAATCTCAAGACGTTTATTGGTAAAAAAGGGTGTCACTCTCTTAATGAGAAATGCCTTTTCAAAAATTGTAAGATACTCTTTAAGCTTAACACTATTTACGCCTACCACATTTGCCAACTCATCATAAACAACCAAACCACCTATCTGCAATGACAAAGCTTTAAGAAGCTTATACATCATTGTTTCATCTGGAATATTGGCAATCTCTTTAATATCTCTCAAAAGATAGACACTAAAAAGGTTCTTTAAAATCGTCTCTTTTTCTTCTTTGCTTTTAGCCAATATGACTCTTGGATACCCTCCATAAAGCATATACTCATAAAAGTGGGTATAAATTTTATCTGCCAACACTTTTGAAATCTCATTATCGCTATTTCGCCATATTTGATAGAGTGTTTCATCTTTGGCACGTAAAAACTCACCAAATGAGAATGAGTAGAGATTGAAGATAAAAATTCTACCTGCCAAGTAGCGTACCGCTTCAACAGACAACTCCATAGCAGAAGAGCCTGAAATAAAAATCTTCTTATCTGTTGTATCGTAGATATATTTTAGCCCTTTACCTCCAGATTTTGCATATTGAAACTCATCTATAAAAATATGATCGTATGGTTCTATGTAAAGTGCAATAAAACTCTTTATATCCTCTTCAAACAAAGCCTTAATCTCAATATCTTCAAAAGTTAAATAGATAGGATTGGAAACTTTGTTAGAAATCTTTTTTAATAGTGTTGTCTTACCTACCTGACGAGGACCAAAAATAGCTATGATCTCTTTACTATTTAGATAATTATCTATTTTATCTTCCAAATCTCTCTTAAAATACATTTTAACCCTGCTATAATTTTATTTTTTATCATTATAGCATAGATATTATACAAATTTACAAGCAGATAAAAAGGAGTCGAAGAGATATTGATGATTTCAAGCTTTTTAAAAAAGTGATGGATGAGTTTTTGGCTAAATTTGATGAAGTTGAGTTTGAAAAAGAGATTTTTATATATAATTTTGTATATAAAAAGTTTATGGAGTAGTAATGTCTCCAAAAAAAATTATATTTTTCAGTGGAGCCGGCATTAGCGCACCAAGCGGAATAAAGACATTTAGAGATGTCAATGGGCTTTGGGAAAATCATAAGATAGATGAAGTGTGCAACTTCTATACTTGGAAAGAAAACTTTGAGCTTGTGCATAGATTTTACAACCAAAGAAGAGTGCAGTTAAAAGATGTCAAACCAAATGAGGGGCATTTGGTGTTAGAAGAGTTTTTGAAAAGTATTGTCAAGAGAGTGTCATAAACATTACTCAAAATGTAGATGATCTCTTTGAAAAGGCTGGATTTGAAGAGGATGAAGTTTTACATATTCACGGCGAACTTACAAAGATGCAGTGTTTATCTTGTGGAAATATTTGGAAGATTGGGTACGATGAGTTTGATACAGCAAAAGATAGATGCCCAAAATGTGGCTCTTTGAAGGGAGTCAAACCAAAAATAGTATTTTTTTACGAATCCGCACCTCTATATAAAGATATGATGAAATATTTTGATCTATTATCAAATCCAAAGAGTATCTTGGTAGTCATAGGAACTATGGGAAATGTAGTACCCGTTGCAGATATGATAGAAGGTACTCCAGCTAAAAAAATTCTTTGTAACAAAGAGCCATCTAAGTTTTTGCCGGAAGATCTTTTTGATAAAGTCTATTATGAAAGCATTGAAAGCACAATCACAAAGATTGAAGATGATATAAGCAGTTGGTGGGAGAGTTAAATATATCAGGTTAATTATTTATAATTTTAATAAAATGGAGATCTACAATGAATAGCATAACTCTTTGCAATATAAACAAACTATTTCAAAATAGATATGTTTTTACAGATGAAGAGGGGATTTACTATCTTTGGCAGATCTATTTTTCAGATTTTGGAGCGACACTGGAGATAGTTGCTTTTAAAAAAGTGGACAATAAATTTGTAGAGATCGAAACAACAAAGGTTGGCGAACTACTTGATTATCTAAAATTTAGATTATTAAACAAAAGTGCAAGTGAGATCATAGAGTTTTTTAGATCTCTCTCATCTTTAGAGTTTAGTATTCCAAAAAGTATAATAGAAAAATTTGGAGAAAAGTTTTGCAGACTCTTTTTAAGAGATGCTGATAGTGAGCTTTTGTTTTTAGATACCAATGCAAAACATTGGATAATAGATTTTGAAAAAGTAAAAAACCGAGATAGTGAGTTTTTAAAAGAACCGGATCTTTTTCCTTTTTTCATCTCTGAACTTGGGGTGACTTTAACAAAAGATTTAAAACTGCAAAAGAGTGGCAAAAGTTTGAGTATAGAAGAGCTTGGGAAAATCTATGAAGAGTATAAGTTGAGCCTAATTCCTATCATAAAGAAGAAAGATAAGATTTTAAGAAAAATAGAGGAAGATTTAGAGAGAAGATTTTTTGAATCTTTAAAAGAGATCAAGAGTAAAAAAATATGCGACTATGAGATAGATCCAAAAGTTGAAGTTTTCGATACTCTGCTTGGATATGAGCCTATCTTTACAATCCATTACATAGAAGAAATGTTTAAAGATAAATCTCCATATAGCCTAAATTTTTATGGACTGGATTTAAAAGTAGGGCGGCTTTGTTGGTATGTTTTAGATGCGTTTGGACTAGAAAGTGTAAATGCTAAATTTTACTATTGGAGCGATATAGAGATAAAAAATCAGAAGTTTTTTAAAATTTAAAGCATTGCCTCTATATCTTCAGCAAAAGCCAAATTAAGATATTGGCTATTCAAAAAATCACTCTTTAGAAAATCAAAAAAT includes:
- a CDS encoding DUF2493 domain-containing protein; this encodes MKIAVVGSRNFDDFKLFKKVMDEFLAKYDEVELISGGSSGADQLAFEYAKENFLPIKIYFANWKRYKKLAGYKRNKQIWQEADLGIAFWDGKSKGTAHSFKLSKEFEKEIFVYNFVEEKFIEV
- a CDS encoding ATP-binding protein, encoding MYFKRDLEDKIDNYLNSKEIIAIFGPRQVGKTTLLKKISNKVSNPIYLTFEDIEIKALFEEDIKSFIALYIEPYDHIFIDEFQYAKSGGKGLKYIYDTTDKKIFISGSSAMELSVEAVRYLAGRIFIFNLYSFSFGEFLRAKDETLYQIWRNSDNEISKVLADKIYTHFYEYMLYGGYPRVILAKSKEEKETILKNLFSVYLLRDIKEIANIPDETMMYKLLKALSLQIGGLVVYDELANVVGVNSVKLKEYLTIFEKAFLIKRVTPFFTNKRLEIVKNPEIFFLDIGLRNAVIKNFAPLDERVDKGALLENFIFRELIDWDVKYYRTKSGAEVDFIIDDEIPVEVKSKLSTMKISRSYHSFIDRYHPENGYLFNFDQYGLLTVDGCNIKFLPHFFASRIKRHS
- a CDS encoding SIR2 family NAD-dependent protein deacylase translates to MSPKKIIFFSGAGISAPSGIKTFRDVNGLWENHKIDEVCNFYTWKENFELVHRFYNQRRVQLKDVKPNEGHLVLEEFLKSIVKRVS
- a CDS encoding SIR2 family NAD-dependent protein deacylase, which codes for MTQNVDDLFEKAGFEEDEVLHIHGELTKMQCLSCGNIWKIGYDEFDTAKDRCPKCGSLKGVKPKIVFFYESAPLYKDMMKYFDLLSNPKSILVVIGTMGNVVPVADMIEGTPAKKILCNKEPSKFLPEDLFDKVYYESIESTITKIEDDISSWWES